The genomic DNA TTATCCATTTCAGTAGGGAATCCGGTCAAAACTGTTGACAACCTTATTGTTTTGTGGTTGTCAAGTGAAGTGGCTCCGAGGCTCACCATTAAATTGTCCACAATCTTCTGGTCCAGTCCAGGCAGATTAAATACTTTCAGTTGTGGAGCTGAAATATTAAGGGTAAAGGTAAATATGTCATTATgatcacaataaaaaaaaaattgcaggtcATATGTCTCATAACCCATGTGCAGAAGAGTAACACATTCAATTTAGAGCTCACttgataatataatatgatagCCAGCAACTTAAAACTTTAGGCTCTAAACAAACTAAGAGATCCTATTTAGAGGTGGCAACATATTATAGACAACCAACGACATTTAGGCACCCAACTTAAAATTTGCCGAGAATGTTGCTACTTTGAAGACTAAACTGGCTTATCACCTATGCTTTTCCTCTTCCTCCCTTTCATAACACTCCTTCCCCGTCTTCTTACTATTTAAAAATTAGACCAAAGAAGGCAGTCAATTTCAACTACCTGTACACCATCTTCTTACCAGTCGTGTGAGTGTTTTAAACAATTCACCTCTGATCGCAATTTTCCCAAAAATTATGTGCACCACCAAATATGACACAGGTCAGGATACATGGTGGCAGTTATACGGGCAAGAATTTGCAGGCTAACTTAGCAGCGATATCATCAAGAACTTTGTTGAAATGTGGATCTTCTAGTCCTTTTATCTTCCATTGTAGCAGTCTGATATTGATGTCACTTAGTATTGGATCTCCACCTTCTTTACAGTGAACTTGTATCAGGCGATCTATGCATTTGATCAAGTACTTGCTTGATCTTAGCTTAAAATGGTTAATAGACTCCTCGACGTCTTCTTCAGCTTCAAAACATGATACACACATACTCTCCAACGTGTCGGTTAAGTTGAAAACAAGAAGTGTGCCTTCAATAGCCTCCTCCTTGGTAATCTCATTCGACAGTAAAGCAGATATTCTACAGAGTCCCTTTCCTTGTTTGAATCCAGTACTCCGTGATTTCTTAAAGGCGGGAATTTTCCCAGTTGCAGCATAGTGCAGTACCAATTCATACTCCTCATCTGTTACTGGATATGGAGAACCAAACAGTACGCCAACCACCACCCTTCttaccaaaaaattgttttggagGCCAGAGCTGAAAGAGGTATGTGTTTTCTGCGAATCCAATTCAACTGAATTGGTGATTTTGTTGTCATATTCTCTCAATAGGTCCTCCACAATACTGGAAGCCTTTATTTTGCCAGAAACGAGCCTATCTGGTTTCTTTCTCTTGCCAGTTATAGTCTCACTACGATGTGCTTCTGAGCCGGAACTTTTACTGATACATATCTCTGAGACTCTAATGAGAGACTTACTTAGTGATTCTTGAATGGTTCCAGTTACAGGGTTTAGTATCCAAGCAATGTATGTAGCCGCAGCAATGGAGAGATCTTCCGCATCACATGCTTGTCTACAATCAGCCACTTTTGAAATGTATCTACGGTGGATATTTTCCAACGATTTTCCATCTGAGAAGAGCATAGCAGAAGCAAAATAAAACCAATCTGGGAAGTTAATAGCCAAAGCCCTGCCAGAAGATACAACATCATTCCAAAACcactctcacacacacacagacgTATATGTAAGTAGATCAAACATGAGGAAATCAATTTGCATTATCATGTAAAGTTACCATTCGGTTTTGTCATCTAATGCTTGAACTTTTATCGGAGTAGGCTTACAATAAGCATCCCGTCCTTGTTTCCCAGGAACAGCAGATGGTTTACTGACAGTATGAGCTAACATTACGAGGGACTTGGAGGTGAGAGGACCAGCCAAGATTCTCAGAATTTGACACTGGGAGGGAAAATATGTATCAGAGAATGGCAACATGGAAGCTAGTTCCACCGGTATACCCCACAACGACGGTCTTGAAATAGTGTCCACTATTGCAGAGACCAAACCAGCAAGTACTTCGAAGACAGAAGCAAGTCCCCTGGCGTTAAGCATGAAATTGCATCAGAAAGTAAGACAGATGTCAGCATAAGGTTACATGTGTATATTACTGTAAATTTCCATGACAAGAATTGGATAGGAACTCACGTGAGCAAAAGCCACTTATGTAAAAGGGCTCTGGTGTTGATAAACATAGAAGGAGATAGCGCTAAGCAGATGACAATATCGCGCCACTCTGCCCTCTCGAAAAGCTCCTTCTTTAGACAAAGGAAAGGCCTTTCCACCACATCTTTCAAGATTCTGGAAACATCTTCCTTCAAAGACAACGGATCTTGATACCAGAACAGGATCCTAATCATCAAAAAGTGTCAGACCGGTCTACCTTTTTTTCTGAAACAAGAGAGCAAACATCTCAAAAGCTGCAGCTTCAGTTCCACAAGTTGTACCGACTAACGTAGGTTAGGATAGAAACAGGACAAGAGATCCAACCTCAGAGGTATTTCGTGGTTGTCTACAGATGATTCTCTCGGTAAGAAAGCAAGAAGCTTCGAGACAGCCCTATTTCTTCCATCCTCTAACTTTCTATGCACGCTGCATGATGTTGAAGCTGCCGATCTTACAACAGCTTGAAATNTGGCAACATGGAAGCTAGTTCCACCGGTATACCCCACAACGACGGTCTTGAAATAGTGTCCACTATTGCAGAGACCAAACCAGCAAGTACTTCGAAGACAGAAGCAAGTCCCCTGGCGTTAAGCATGAAATTGCATCAGAAAGTAAGACAGATGTCAGCATAAGGTTACATGTGTATATTACTGTAAATTTCCATGACAAGAATTGGATAGGAACTCACGTGAGCAAAAGCCACTTATGTAAAAGGGCTCTGGTGTTGATAAACATAGAAGGAGATAGCGCTAAGCAGATGACAATATCGCGCCACTCTGCCCTCTCGAAAAGCTCCTTCTTTAGACAAAGGAAAGGCCTTTCCACCACATCTTTCAAGATTCTGGAAACATCTTCCTTCAAAGACAACGGATCTTGATACCAGAACAGGATCCTAATCATCAAAAAGTGTCAGACCGGTCTACCTTTTTTTCTGAAACAAGAGAGCAAACATCTCAAAAGCTGCAGCTTCAGTTCCACAAGTTGTACCG from Camelina sativa cultivar DH55 chromosome 7, Cs, whole genome shotgun sequence includes the following:
- the LOC104699876 gene encoding uncharacterized protein LOC104699876 isoform X1 → MSSPSAVADLLAALAYRLKNRDQLFEEEVEESTSSMGLAIWELNRSLTLDIGGEETGVKVMDAALSLMCFKAPQVFDSAIEYLVRTIVCALSSSRNCKVLRYRNEETLQFGSSYLPRCSDDLIQVSKDIIDKLGGSNGRLATELFQAVVRSAASTSCSVHRKLEDGRNRAVSKLLAFLPRESSVDNHEIPLRILFWYQDPLSLKEDVSRILKDVVERPFLCLKKELFERAEWRDIVICLALSPSMFINTRALLHKWLLLTGLASVFEVLAGLVSAIVDTISRPSLWGIPVELASMLPFSDTYFPSQCQILRILAGPLTSKSLVMLAHTVSKPSAVPGKQGRDAYCKPTPIKVQALDDKTEWALAINFPDWFYFASAMLFSDGKSLENIHRRYISKVADCRQACDAEDLSIAAATYIAWILNPVTGTIQESLSKSLIRVSEICISKSSGSEAHRSETITGKRKKPDRLVSGKIKASSIVEDLLREYDNKITNSVELDSQKTHTSFSSGLQNNFLVRRVVVGVLFGSPYPVTDEEYELVLHYAATGKIPAFKKSRSTGFKQGKGLCRISALLSNEITKEEAIEGTLLVFNLTDTLESMCVSCFEAEEDVEESINHFKLRSSKYLIKCIDRLIQVHCKEGGDPILSDINIRLLQWKIKGLEDPHFNKVLDDIAAKLACKFLPV
- the LOC104699876 gene encoding uncharacterized protein LOC104699876 isoform X2; translated protein: MSSPSAVADLLAALAYRLKNRDQLFEEEVEESTSSMGLAIWELNRSLTLDIGGEETGVKVMDAALSLMCFKAPQVFDSAIEYLVRTIVCALSSSRNCKVLRYRNEETLQFGSSYLPRCSDDLIQVSKDIIDKLGGSNGRLATELFQAVVRSAASTSCSVHRKLEDGRNRAVSKLLAFLPRESSVDNHEIPLRILFWYQDPLSLKEDVSRILKDVVERPFLCLKKELFERAEWRDIVICLALSPSMFINTRALLHKWLLLTGLASVFEVLAGLVSAIVDTISRPSLWGIPVELASMLPFSDTYFPSQCQILRILAGPLTSKSLVMLAHTVSKPSAVPGKQGRDAYCKPTPIKVQALDDKTEWALAINFPDWFYFASAMLFSDGKSLENIHRRYISKVADCRQACDAEDLSIAAATYIAWILNPVTGTIQESLSKSLIRVSEICISKSSGSEAHRSETITGKRKKPDRLVSGKIKASSIVEDLLREYDNKITNSVELDSQKTHTSFSSGLQNNFLVRRVVVGVLFGSPYPVTDEEYELVLHYAATGKIPAFKKSRSTGFKQGKGLCRISALLSNEITKEEAIEGTLLVFNLTDTLESMCVSCFEAEEDVEESINHFKLRSSKYLIKCIDRLIQVHCKEGGDPILSDINIRLLQWKIKGLEDPHFNKVLDDIAAKLACKFLPV